A genomic window from Providencia alcalifaciens includes:
- the coaE gene encoding dephospho-CoA kinase (Dephospho-CoA kinase (CoaE) performs the final step in coenzyme A biosynthesis.): MSYIVALTGGIGSGKTTVANEFAKLGVPLVDADVIARQVVEPNTSALISIQQHFGQSVLNHDGTLNRGFLRTVVFSEPKEKAWLNALLHPLIQQETQKQLQQVNYPYVLWVVPLLIENKISHLADRVLVVDVTKEEQIERTIRRDDTSLEHVINILNAQVSREERLSYADDIITNHTDDTELPNRVAELHRQYLALAAQKE; encoded by the coding sequence ATGTCTTATATTGTTGCCCTCACAGGGGGGATAGGAAGTGGTAAAACAACTGTTGCCAACGAATTTGCTAAACTTGGGGTACCCCTTGTTGATGCTGATGTCATCGCCCGCCAAGTTGTTGAACCTAATACCTCTGCATTGATCAGCATTCAACAGCACTTTGGTCAATCTGTATTAAACCATGATGGCACTTTAAATAGAGGTTTTCTGCGGACAGTTGTTTTTTCCGAACCTAAGGAAAAAGCGTGGCTAAATGCGCTGCTTCATCCTTTGATACAACAAGAAACGCAGAAACAACTTCAGCAGGTTAACTATCCTTATGTTCTATGGGTGGTCCCCCTGCTTATTGAAAATAAAATTTCGCATTTAGCAGATCGTGTTCTTGTCGTTGATGTAACAAAAGAAGAACAAATAGAGAGAACCATTAGACGTGATGACACCAGCCTAGAGCATGTTATTAATATATTAAATGCTCAAGTATCTCGAGAAGAAAGGTTGTCGTATGCTGACGATATCATCACTAATCATACAGATGATACTGAGCTGCCAAATAGAGTTGCAGAACTACACAGGCAATACCTAGCACTTGCAGCACAAAAAGAATAG